The Proteus terrae subsp. cibarius genome contains the following window.
CGCAAATGAATAAGCCGAGTCTTTATGCTGCATTTGGCAATAAAGCGGCATTGTATGAAAAAGCGATTGAGCGCTTTAATCATATTGCTTCCACGCGTTATCGGCATGAACTTGAGAAACAATCAGCTCAAGATAAAGTGACAGAAAGAATAAAACGCTATCTGACTTCAGCTATCCATTTTTATACGGATAATGAAGGATTAACAGGCTGTATGGTGCTTTCAACGGCGGTGACTGAAGTTGAAGATCCGGCAATAAGAATGATGTTAAATCAAGTCATTAACGCGCAAACTCAGCAAGTTGAAGATGCCTTACAAGAAGCGTTAGAAGCTGGTGAATTAAAAGAAGGAACGGATGTTCACACTATTGCATTGGGTGTAGTTGCCCTTTTACATTCAATTTCTTTGAGAGCAAGGGCGGGAGCCAGCGTTAATGAATTGATGCCATTTGCTGATATTTCACAAACTCTATTAATACCTTATTTATCAGATAATGACTAAAGTAAAGGCTGTTAATACAGCCATTCTTATTAAGAATAAATGCCATTAAAAAGTAGTGATCCACCAGCAAAAATCAGCATAGCATCTAACAGCCATTGAAAAAGTTTTGGTGTCAGTTTTAATACCAGTTTTTTACCAAGATAATTTCCTACAGTTAAACCACAGCCCACTAATGCACCACTAATTAAGATAAAGCAATTAACCGCACCTAGTTGGCTAAAAGTTAAGGCTTTAGTGAGATAAATAACAAATGAAGCTGCAGCTTCCGTCGCAAGTAATGGTCCTAATGTCAGACCATATGCAGAAAATATAGGAATAGTTAATGGTCCTGTAGAAAATACAACCCCCGTTAAATAGCCAATAACCGCGCCAGCAATAATAACTTGGTAGGTTTTCATTTTAATTTGATGTTTGCGTAATAAATGGATCACAGGGATCATCAATATGAAGAACATTCCCATACCAATATTTAGCCATTTTTCCGGCATTATCCATAATGTGTTAGCGCCAAGAACCACGGCAGGAATACCCGGTAATAGGTAATAAAATAGTGGTTTAAAGCGAATGCTGTGACGCCATAAATAAATACGCGATAAATTTCCCATCACTGAAGCTAACGCCATAATAGGTACAGCTTCTTTAGCACCAAAAACATAGGTCAACGCTGGGATTAATAAAATAGAAGAGCCCGTACCTACAACGCCACTGATCACACCAGAAAATATTGCCAGTAAAATAACCGCGATAAAACTCATTATCATCCTTTAAGTTCAATAAGTTAAAGACGCTGTATCATACCTACCTTCTTTATTTTTACCTGTGATAAAATGTCACGGTATTGTGAGTTTTAATCAGAAAGCCCGATTTATTTATGATGCGTAAACTATAATGAGAAAATTATGATGAGAAATCTTCCTCCATTGCCTTCATTACGTGCTTTCTTAGTTGCTTGCCATAGTCAAAGTTATACAGAAGCCGCACAAACATTGTGTGTCACTCATGGTGCAATTAGTCGTCATATCCAAGTTATAGAAAAATGGTTTGGTGTCACTTTATTTAATAAACAAGGTTTACGTCGAGTACCCACCCCTTATGCATTGACATTGGCGCAAGAACTAAGTGAAGTTTTTGATAAATTAAATGATATTGGTTTTCGGTATGGCAATGGCGGAAAAAACGATATTTTAAATATCAGTGTTCCGACAACACTTTGTTTAAAATGGCTTATTCCCCGAATGGAGGATTTTTATCTTCAATATCCTAATGCAAATATCCAAATTGCCTCTGCAAATAGCGAGCGATTTCATTTGATTAGTCATGATGATCTGATAATTCGTCCTCAACCTCAGCAACAAGAGTATTCATCTGTTGTTTTTTTAGAGGATAAACATTGTTTAATTGCTTCTGAAAAATTCTTAAACCGTTACAGTGTCACTGAGCCTGAAGATGTTTTTGGCTGCCCTGTTATCGATACACTTACTCGTCCCGGACATTGGCAACAATGGTTAAACGCAACTCATCTCAATACGCAGCGATCGTTCTCGCGTCATTATCGCTTTGATCACTTTCATATTTCTCTGCAAGCTATTATTGAAGGATTAGGACTTGGTATTGGCCCTATTTCAATTTTATCGAATGAAATAAATAATGGTATTTTAAAAGTTTTATTTCCAAATATTCAAATTGCACCGATGAGTTATTACGCTTTAACGCCAATAGGTGTACAAAAAACCAAAACACATCTTGATTTTGAACAATGGCTTACCCAACAGAAAAGTTAATTTTACTAATGAAGTAAGTGATTATTTTTCATAAAAATAGCGATTCTAATCTTATTAATTACACTTTTTAAAACTAATTGTTAGTTGTTTAATTAAAAACATCTAATGTTAGCCTTCTTTTTGTGAACAAGTAAAAACACTAATCGTGCTGTTTTAATAATTCGCGATCTTCCCCTGCACCATCCAGCAAACCCATTTAAATTCAATTAATTAAAATCAAAAAATAAGTACATTAACTTATAAAAATTATTTTGATTTTAAATAATCTGTTATAAACACTTATTGTTTAACTTAAATTAACGTTCTATGCTGATATTTATATATAAAATTTATTAATTTATTTGCTGACAACGAAGGACGATAAGATGTCTGTAGCTGTGACAAAAAAAGCAATAGAAAAACTAATTAATGGGTATGAGTCTGATCCTTTTGCACTTCTTGGTATGCATGAAACGTCGGCAGGTTTAGAGGTTCGTGCTTTTTTACCAGATGCAGTTGCAGTCAGTGTCATTGATAGAAAAAACGGTCGAAATGTAGCAACACTAGAGTGTAAGCATCCTAGTGGTTTTTTCTGTGGCGCTATTCCTCGACGTAAACGTCGTTTTAGTTACTGTTTAGATGTAACGTGGGAAAATGTACAAGGTGTCGTTGATGATCCCTATCAATTTGGCATTTTATTGCAAGAAATGGATATTTGGTTTTTAGCACAAGGCCATCACTCCCGCCCTTACCAATGTTTAGGCGCGCACCCTACAAAACTGGGGGATATTGATGGTATTACTTTTGCTGTATGGGCACCCAACGCAAAAAGTGTAAGCGTTGTAGGCGATTTTTCATTCTGGGATGAAAGACGTTTTCCAATGCGATTACGTCGTGAAAGTGGAATATGGGAGCTTTTCCTTCCACAGGCTCATCTTGGTGATTGCTATAAATATTCTATTCTTGATGCGAATGGTGAACGTCGATTAAAAGCTGATCCTTATGCTTTTGAAACACAAATACGCCCTGAAACTGCGTCAATTATCAATACATTACCCCCAATCAAACCGATGCCACTATCGCGTCAGCAAGCGAATCAACGCAATGCACCTATGTCTATTTATGAAGTTCATCTAGGTTCATGGCGTAGACATACTGACGATCAAAGCTGGTTAAGTTACCGCGAATTAGCTGAACAGTTAATTCCATATGTTAAAGAGATGGGCTTTACT
Protein-coding sequences here:
- a CDS encoding sulfite exporter TauE/SafE family protein; its protein translation is MSFIAVILLAIFSGVISGVVGTGSSILLIPALTYVFGAKEAVPIMALASVMGNLSRIYLWRHSIRFKPLFYYLLPGIPAVVLGANTLWIMPEKWLNIGMGMFFILMIPVIHLLRKHQIKMKTYQVIIAGAVIGYLTGVVFSTGPLTIPIFSAYGLTLGPLLATEAAASFVIYLTKALTFSQLGAVNCFILISGALVGCGLTVGNYLGKKLVLKLTPKLFQWLLDAMLIFAGGSLLFNGIYS
- a CDS encoding LysR substrate-binding domain-containing protein, which gives rise to MMRNLPPLPSLRAFLVACHSQSYTEAAQTLCVTHGAISRHIQVIEKWFGVTLFNKQGLRRVPTPYALTLAQELSEVFDKLNDIGFRYGNGGKNDILNISVPTTLCLKWLIPRMEDFYLQYPNANIQIASANSERFHLISHDDLIIRPQPQQQEYSSVVFLEDKHCLIASEKFLNRYSVTEPEDVFGCPVIDTLTRPGHWQQWLNATHLNTQRSFSRHYRFDHFHISLQAIIEGLGLGIGPISILSNEINNGILKVLFPNIQIAPMSYYALTPIGVQKTKTHLDFEQWLTQQKS
- a CDS encoding TetR/AcrR family transcriptional regulator, with product MQKKGRPRRYDSDAALEKIMALFWRKGFTATSMDDLVIETQMNKPSLYAAFGNKAALYEKAIERFNHIASTRYRHELEKQSAQDKVTERIKRYLTSAIHFYTDNEGLTGCMVLSTAVTEVEDPAIRMMLNQVINAQTQQVEDALQEALEAGELKEGTDVHTIALGVVALLHSISLRARAGASVNELMPFADISQTLLIPYLSDND